A region from the Takifugu rubripes chromosome 22, fTakRub1.2, whole genome shotgun sequence genome encodes:
- the LOC101078351 gene encoding CTD small phosphatase-like protein isoform X1, translated as MDHTSIITQVSNPKEEEIISLNQEKVSQSNSSLKKQRNRGIFSTFFCCFRNYNVEPPAANTNANALPPPVEENGSPPKCDQVEVIPVPSPPAKYLLPEMIISDYGKKCVVIDLDETLVHSSFKPISNADFIVPVEIDGIVHQVYVLKRPHVDEFLQKMGELFECVLFTASLAKYADPVADLLDQWGVFRARLFRESCVFHRGNYVKDLSRLGRKLSNVIIVDNSPASYIFHPENAVPVQSWFDDMNDTELLDLLPFFEGLSKEEEVYGVLQNLRSR; from the exons TGTCCCAGTCCAACAGCAGCTTGAAGAAGCAGAGGAACCGAGGCATCTTCAGcaccttcttctgctgcttccgcAACTACAATGTGGAACCTCCGGCTGCCAACACCAACGCCAACGCCCTCCCCCCGCCCGTGGAGGAGAACGGGTCGCCTCCGAAG TGTGACCAGGTCGAGGTCATTCCTGTCCCTAGT CCGCCAGCCAAATACCTCCTGCCAGAGATGATCATATCCGACTACGGGAAGAAGTGTGTTGTGATCGACTTGGATGAAACGCTCGTCCACAGCTCGTTCAAG CCCATCAGTAATGCTGATTTTATAGTTCCAGTGGAGATCGATGGCATTGTTCATCAG GTATACGTGCTGAAAAGACCTCACGTCGACGAGTTTCTTCAGAAGATGGGGGAGCTCTTCGAGTGCGTGCTTTTCACCGCCAGCCTCGCCAAG TACGCCGACCCCGTGGCAGACCTGCTGGACCAGTGGGGGGTGTTTCGAGCGCGGCTCTTCAGAGAATCCTGCGTTTTCCACAGAGGGAACTACGTCAAAGACCTCAGCCGCCTGGGGCGGAAGCTCAGCAACGTCATCATTGTCGACAATTCACCTGCCTCTTACATTTTCCACCCGGAAAATGCT gTGCCAGTCCAATCCTGGTTCGACGATATGAATGACAcagagctgctggacctgctgccttTCTTTGAGGGACTCAGCAAAGAAGAAGAGGTTTACGGAGTCCTGCAGAATCTGAGAAGCAGGTAG
- the LOC101078351 gene encoding CTD small phosphatase-like protein isoform X2 — protein sequence MDHTSIITQVSNPKEEEIISLNQEKVSQSNSSLKKQRNRGIFSTFFCCFRNYNVEPPAANTNANALPPPVEENGSPPKPPAKYLLPEMIISDYGKKCVVIDLDETLVHSSFKPISNADFIVPVEIDGIVHQVYVLKRPHVDEFLQKMGELFECVLFTASLAKYADPVADLLDQWGVFRARLFRESCVFHRGNYVKDLSRLGRKLSNVIIVDNSPASYIFHPENAVPVQSWFDDMNDTELLDLLPFFEGLSKEEEVYGVLQNLRSR from the exons TGTCCCAGTCCAACAGCAGCTTGAAGAAGCAGAGGAACCGAGGCATCTTCAGcaccttcttctgctgcttccgcAACTACAATGTGGAACCTCCGGCTGCCAACACCAACGCCAACGCCCTCCCCCCGCCCGTGGAGGAGAACGGGTCGCCTCCGAAG CCGCCAGCCAAATACCTCCTGCCAGAGATGATCATATCCGACTACGGGAAGAAGTGTGTTGTGATCGACTTGGATGAAACGCTCGTCCACAGCTCGTTCAAG CCCATCAGTAATGCTGATTTTATAGTTCCAGTGGAGATCGATGGCATTGTTCATCAG GTATACGTGCTGAAAAGACCTCACGTCGACGAGTTTCTTCAGAAGATGGGGGAGCTCTTCGAGTGCGTGCTTTTCACCGCCAGCCTCGCCAAG TACGCCGACCCCGTGGCAGACCTGCTGGACCAGTGGGGGGTGTTTCGAGCGCGGCTCTTCAGAGAATCCTGCGTTTTCCACAGAGGGAACTACGTCAAAGACCTCAGCCGCCTGGGGCGGAAGCTCAGCAACGTCATCATTGTCGACAATTCACCTGCCTCTTACATTTTCCACCCGGAAAATGCT gTGCCAGTCCAATCCTGGTTCGACGATATGAATGACAcagagctgctggacctgctgccttTCTTTGAGGGACTCAGCAAAGAAGAAGAGGTTTACGGAGTCCTGCAGAATCTGAGAAGCAGGTAG